The Verrucomicrobiia bacterium genome contains a region encoding:
- the treY gene encoding malto-oligosyltrehalose synthase, which yields MPSRTPGPPLVRVRRPIRPCTNVPAVEAAPAQATSRALGKRIPLATYRLQFNGQFTFAQATDVADFLAELGVSDCYCSPLFKAAPQSAHGYDVCSYDQLNPDLGTASDFERFAARLRQLGLGLLLDTVPNHMGADSSNPWWHDVLENGPASSYASWFDIDWQSERPGLTNKVLLPVLEDHYSKVLEAGKLQVAFDQRGFVVSYFERWFPLCPPSYICLLQEMLRVCSTRTPNSAARRDLELLIKSLRQPQSSSGSSPGQPSATYALIANRAHLRECLAKALKQFNGASGKPHSFDSLHALLQKQHYRLAFWRIAPEEINYRRFFDVTQLVSLRVERPDVFHATHRLIFEMLRDGRITGLRIDHPDGLWDPKTYLQRMQAGASLIRASLSKQISLASQKDTARANASPEPSAAPLYIVVEKILTGDEPLPQYWPVDGTTGYDFLNRVNALFVSTANQSAFDQIYREFTGCETDFKTLVYKCKKKILESAFSGELRALAGRLKRIAAQTRYGQDFTLRQLETVLSAIIASFPVYRTYADETSTRLSEPETDYVLEASGLAGQRNPGINKAVLEFIRNLLLLETPEDCDERGNELCRELVLKFQQLTGPVMAKGLEDTAFYKYNRLVSLNDVGGDPSSFGISFKDFQAWLDSQRAHWPNSLLATATHDTKRGEDLRARISVLSEMPKRWRQALQRWRKMNGRHKTAARGVMAPDANDEYLLYQTLLGAWPTETGLDALASFRQRVTSYMLKALKEAKTHTSWTDPDPAYESAITIFIQKLLDESFSKQFLENFISFQRKVAFFGQFNSLSQLLIKITSPGVPDFYQGAELWDLNLVDPDNRGPVDFARRRQMLAELKSQWAGSRADQLALLNGLLRNWRSGQIKLHLTWRALKFRREHPQLFQKGDYLPLNATGPAGEHVCASARVFENQTCLSVVPRLVHTLVAGVERAPLGKETWHNTQLILPAAKTGQQYRNVLTEERLTVNPPGKALPLAEILRSFPVSLLVLTES from the coding sequence ATGCCCTCCAGAACTCCAGGCCCTCCACTCGTCCGCGTCAGGCGCCCGATAAGGCCTTGCACTAATGTCCCTGCTGTCGAGGCTGCGCCGGCACAGGCCACGTCACGGGCGCTCGGCAAACGGATACCGCTTGCCACCTATCGCTTGCAGTTCAACGGTCAGTTTACCTTCGCCCAGGCCACCGATGTGGCCGACTTTCTGGCCGAGCTAGGAGTTTCCGACTGCTACTGCTCGCCTCTTTTCAAAGCCGCTCCTCAAAGCGCCCATGGCTATGATGTCTGCTCTTACGACCAGTTGAATCCCGACCTCGGAACTGCATCCGACTTCGAGCGGTTCGCGGCGCGCTTGCGCCAGCTTGGGCTGGGACTGCTTCTGGACACGGTCCCTAATCATATGGGCGCCGATTCGTCGAATCCCTGGTGGCACGACGTCCTGGAAAACGGGCCGGCTTCCTCTTACGCCTCCTGGTTTGATATCGATTGGCAGAGCGAGCGCCCGGGCTTGACCAATAAAGTCCTGCTCCCTGTTCTCGAAGACCACTACAGTAAAGTCCTCGAAGCCGGCAAGCTTCAGGTCGCTTTTGACCAGCGCGGTTTTGTGGTGAGCTATTTCGAGCGCTGGTTCCCGTTGTGTCCGCCTTCCTATATCTGCTTGCTCCAAGAGATGCTTCGGGTTTGCTCAACTCGAACACCGAACAGCGCAGCGCGTCGTGACCTCGAACTCCTGATTAAGAGCTTGCGGCAGCCCCAATCCAGCTCTGGCTCCTCTCCTGGCCAACCCTCAGCAACTTATGCGCTTATTGCAAATCGAGCGCACCTGCGCGAGTGCCTCGCCAAAGCCCTCAAGCAATTCAATGGCGCTTCCGGCAAGCCGCATTCGTTTGATTCGCTGCATGCCCTTTTGCAGAAACAACACTATCGCCTTGCCTTTTGGCGCATTGCTCCCGAGGAAATCAATTATCGCCGGTTCTTCGATGTGACCCAACTGGTCTCCTTGCGCGTCGAGCGTCCCGACGTATTCCACGCCACACATCGGCTCATTTTCGAGATGCTCCGCGATGGCCGGATTACCGGGTTGCGCATAGACCATCCCGACGGACTTTGGGACCCAAAAACTTATCTTCAACGCATGCAGGCGGGCGCATCGCTCATTCGCGCATCACTTTCAAAGCAAATCAGCCTTGCCTCTCAGAAGGACACTGCCCGCGCCAACGCCTCGCCCGAACCCAGCGCCGCCCCTCTCTACATCGTCGTCGAGAAAATCCTGACCGGTGACGAGCCCTTGCCGCAATATTGGCCTGTCGATGGGACAACCGGGTATGATTTTCTTAACCGGGTTAATGCCCTCTTTGTCAGCACCGCAAATCAATCCGCCTTTGACCAAATCTACCGTGAGTTTACCGGTTGTGAGACTGATTTCAAAACCCTCGTTTACAAGTGCAAAAAGAAAATTCTCGAAAGCGCTTTTTCAGGGGAACTTCGCGCGCTAGCTGGCCGTCTCAAGCGAATAGCGGCCCAGACCCGTTATGGCCAGGATTTTACCCTCCGGCAACTCGAGACTGTCTTGTCCGCTATCATCGCGTCCTTTCCCGTTTATCGTACTTATGCTGACGAAACATCTACCAGACTCTCCGAGCCTGAGACAGATTACGTCCTTGAAGCCTCCGGCCTGGCCGGGCAACGCAACCCCGGCATCAATAAAGCTGTTCTGGAATTTATCCGCAACCTCCTGCTGCTCGAAACCCCTGAGGATTGCGATGAGCGAGGAAACGAACTCTGCCGCGAGTTGGTGCTGAAATTCCAACAGCTTACCGGCCCCGTGATGGCCAAGGGCCTCGAGGACACTGCGTTTTACAAGTACAACCGGCTCGTTTCGTTAAACGACGTGGGCGGCGACCCTTCCAGTTTCGGAATCAGCTTCAAGGATTTTCAAGCCTGGTTGGACTCCCAACGCGCCCACTGGCCCAATTCCCTCCTGGCCACCGCCACCCATGACACCAAACGCGGTGAAGACCTTCGCGCCCGAATCAGCGTCCTTTCCGAAATGCCCAAACGATGGCGGCAAGCCCTCCAGCGATGGCGCAAGATGAATGGGAGACATAAGACCGCCGCTCGTGGCGTAATGGCGCCTGATGCCAATGACGAATACTTGCTGTACCAAACCCTCCTCGGGGCATGGCCGACCGAAACCGGCCTCGACGCGCTCGCCTCCTTTCGTCAGCGGGTAACCTCTTATATGCTCAAAGCCCTCAAGGAGGCCAAAACTCACACCTCCTGGACCGACCCCGACCCCGCCTACGAATCGGCCATAACCATTTTCATCCAGAAACTCCTCGACGAGTCCTTCTCGAAACAGTTCCTCGAGAACTTTATCTCGTTTCAACGCAAGGTCGCATTCTTTGGCCAGTTTAACTCCCTTAGCCAGCTCCTGATTAAAATCACTTCTCCCGGCGTGCCCGATTTTTATCAGGGCGCCGAATTATGGGATTTGAACCTGGTCGATCCCGACAACCGCGGGCCGGTGGATTTCGCGAGGCGCCGGCAAATGCTGGCAGAGCTAAAGAGCCAGTGGGCCGGTTCGCGAGCCGATCAACTAGCCCTTTTAAACGGGCTGTTGCGCAACTGGCGAAGCGGGCAAATCAAACTCCACCTGACTTGGCGCGCCCTCAAATTCCGGCGCGAACATCCGCAGCTTTTTCAAAAGGGTGACTATCTTCCGCTGAACGCAACCGGTCCCGCCGGCGAGCATGTCTGCGCCTCTGCGCGCGTGTTTGAGAACCAGACCTGCCTCTCCGTCGTTCCGCGCCTTGTCCATACTCTCGTGGCTGGTGTCGAGCGCGCCCCTTTGGGCAAAGAGACCTGGCACAACACCCAGCTTATTCTGCCCGCGGCGAAAACTGGTCAACAATATCGGAATGTGCTGACGGAAGAGCGGCTCACCGTCAACCCTCCGGGCAAGGCCTTGCCCTTGGCCGAAATCCTTCGTTCCTTTCCTGTGAGCCTGCTGGTGCTGACGGAGTCGTAA